A stretch of the Uranotaenia lowii strain MFRU-FL chromosome 3, ASM2978415v1, whole genome shotgun sequence genome encodes the following:
- the LOC129752648 gene encoding uncharacterized protein LOC129752648, with the protein MYLSGNGSQVNSTSLTKPPSGQLAGPDLSSTSRWFNGPSFLYEPEDRWPTQQAECTGTKEELRAQKTDIVNVHHTTGSTFISIEWDRFSQWNRLVHSIGYVFRYLHNRRCQARNVTGRQGYLEQIELAAAEKLVFRIIQNEFYSGEIAKLKQTNLPIERRRLNRSSPLAKLSPFIDEDGILRMESRITAAAFVSYDTKNPIILPREHYATQLIVLWYHKKYLHCNTNTVVNEIRQRFHVSRLKTLVRRVEKLCVYCRVHKASPNVPRMSPLPAARLRAFCKPFSFVGLDYFGPMQVRVGRSTVKRWVALFTCLTIRAVHLEVVHSLTTTSCKMAMRRFIGRRGSPVEVYSDNGTNFLGAKNDLIEECKAINDELATTFTNAATKWYFNPPSAPHMGGAWERLVRSVKTAFYAMTTSRTPNEETFSTVIVEAESVVNSRPLTFIFLENDTQEALTPNHFLLMSSSGIGQPHMKFLQPGMALRDDWNHNRHLVDIFWHRWVKEYLPTIARRTKWFEETKPLEPGTLVVIIDESIRNGWVRGRVVGVTKGADGRVRRATVQTSKGLVTRPVAKLAVLDIGKTSGDHLSYERGDVVATLAAPLLKQENPTNVSGDDSYRAGDDDIVTCD; encoded by the coding sequence ATGTATTTGAGTGGAAATGGGTCCCAAGTAAACTCAACGTCGCTGACGAAGCCACCAAGTGGACAACTGGCTGGACCCGACCTATCGTCGACGAGTAGGTGGTTCAACGGCCCATCGTTTCTGTACGAGCCGGAAGATCGCTGGCCAACCCAGCAAGCGGAGTGCACTGGAACGAAAGAAGAATTAAGAGCGCAAAAAACAGATATCGTGAATGTTCATCACACTACAGGTAGCACATTTATTTCCATCGAATGGGACCGTTTTTCCCAGTGGAATCGCCTAGTTCACTCGATCGGATACGTTTTTCGTTACTTACATAACCGGCGTTGCCAAGCGAGGAACGTCACTGGTCGACAGGGGTACTTAGAGCAAATCGAACTGGCCGCAGCGGAAAAACTTGTCTTTCGAATTATACAAAATGAGTTCTACTCCGGAGAAATCGCCAAGTTAAAACAAACTAATTTACCGATTGAGCGTCGACGATTGAATCGTTCGAGCCCCCTTGCGAAGCTTTCCCCTTTCATCGACGAAGACGGGATTTTGCGTATGGAATCAAGAATTACCGCAGCAGCGTTCGTATCGTACGACACTAAAAATCCTATCATTCTTCCTAGGGAACACTACGCTACTCAGCTAATCGTTTTATGGTATCACAAGAAATACCTTCATTGCAATACGAACACCGTCGTGAACGAGATAAGACAGCGATTCCACGTGTCCAGATTAAAAACGTTAGTTCgacgtgttgaaaaattatgtgtGTACTGTCGAGTTCACAAAGCTTCCCCTAACGTGCCTAGAATGAGTCCTTTGCCTGCCGCCCGCTTGAGGGCCTTCTGCAAACCTTTTTCCTTCGTGGGACTGGACTATTTTGGACCAATGCAAGTGAGAGTAGGACGCAGTACGGTGAAAAGGTGGGTGGCATTATTCACCTGTTTGACCATCCGAGCTGTCCACCTGGAGGTCGTCCATTCACTTACCACAACGTCATGCAAGATGGCTATGAGGCGATTCATTGGCCGTCGAGGTTCACCAGTCGAAGTCTATTCGGATAATGGCACCAACTTTCTAGGTGCGAAGAACGATCTCATCGAAGAGTGCAAAGCTATCAACGACGAACTCGCAACGACGTTTACGAATGCCGCCACGAAATGGTACTTCAACCCTCCTTCCGCGCCTCATATGGGTGGTGCGTGGGAGCGCCTTGTAAGATCTGTTAAAACCGCCTTTTATGCCATGACGACATCTAGAACACCGAATGAAGAAACATTCTCTACCGTCATTGTCGAAGCTGAATCAGTGGTCAATTCGAGGCCATTGACtttcatttttttggaaaacgacACACAGGAAGCTTTGACCCCCAACCACTTCCTGCTCATGAGTTCCTCGGGCATTGGTCAGCCGCATATGAAGTTTCTCCAACCTGGAATGGCCCTTAGGGACGACTGGAATCATAATAGGCATCTGGTTGATATTTTCTGGCATCGCTGGGTGAAAGAGTATTTGCCTACCATCGCGAGAAGAACCAAATGGTTCGAAGAAACGAAACCGCTGGAACCAGGAACCTTGGTGGTTATCATCGACGAGTCGATACGGAATGGCTGGGTTCGAGGACGCGTAGTAGGTGTTACAAAAGGTGCCGATGGGAGAGTACGACGAGCTACAGTTCAAACTTCAAAGGGACTTGTTACTAGGCCGGTAGCAAAGTTAGCGGTGTTAGATATCGGTAAGACCTCAGGGGACCATCTGTCTTACGAGCGGGGGGATGTTGTCGCAACTTTGGCCGCTCCCTTGTTGAAGCAGGAGAATCCAACTAACGTCAGTGGTGATGACAGCTATCGGGCCGGAGACGACGACATCGTGACTTGCGATTAG